One stretch of Halobaculum marinum DNA includes these proteins:
- the folP gene encoding dihydropteroate synthase — protein MRTVDAAGLQIGDDHPPRIMGVLNVSEESPYDPSVYDDPGEAAQYVDEELIGEGADIVDVGLESANKKFDVLTAEQELERLDTAVETIESVSGDAVFSIETRYHEVADAALSRGFDMVNDICGFADPEMPRVCEEYDAAVAKMASPPDLERPGAVEEVDDIYEALSLNGFTDKTIVDPAFGGWSEAKTLEHDRETFHRLREFRGYGRPILVSINRKNFLRSVADRDTEAALPVSLAATSMAVERGAHIVRTHDVRETRDAALIGKEFARERTRRTNEVSVEELDVTTPGDARRHIDRLGGDPTVADEAVTRVFEFDGLDPEEVGALRAAAAESGAVLVVGDREAAALLVGTPRALATSADAANGVTEALDAALASVDRPTE, from the coding sequence ATGCGAACTGTCGACGCCGCCGGTCTCCAGATCGGCGACGATCACCCGCCCCGGATCATGGGCGTGTTGAACGTCTCCGAGGAGTCGCCCTACGACCCGAGCGTGTACGACGACCCCGGCGAGGCCGCCCAGTACGTCGACGAGGAACTGATCGGCGAGGGTGCCGACATCGTCGACGTCGGCCTCGAGTCCGCGAACAAGAAGTTCGACGTGCTCACCGCCGAGCAGGAGTTGGAGCGCCTCGACACCGCCGTCGAGACCATCGAGAGCGTCTCCGGCGACGCCGTGTTCTCCATCGAGACGCGCTATCACGAGGTCGCCGACGCGGCGCTCAGCCGGGGGTTCGACATGGTGAACGACATCTGCGGGTTCGCCGACCCCGAGATGCCCCGCGTGTGCGAGGAGTACGACGCGGCGGTCGCGAAGATGGCGTCGCCGCCGGATCTGGAACGCCCGGGCGCCGTCGAGGAGGTGGACGACATCTACGAGGCGCTGTCGCTCAACGGATTCACCGACAAGACCATCGTCGACCCGGCCTTCGGCGGTTGGTCCGAGGCGAAAACGCTGGAACACGACCGCGAGACGTTCCACCGTCTCCGCGAGTTCCGCGGCTACGGGCGCCCCATCCTCGTGTCGATCAACCGCAAGAACTTCCTCCGGAGCGTCGCCGACCGCGACACCGAAGCGGCGCTCCCGGTGTCGCTGGCGGCCACCTCGATGGCCGTCGAGCGCGGCGCCCACATCGTCCGCACCCACGACGTTCGCGAGACGCGCGACGCGGCGCTCATCGGCAAGGAGTTCGCCCGCGAGCGCACCCGCCGGACGAACGAGGTGAGCGTCGAAGAACTGGACGTGACGACGCCCGGCGACGCCCGTCGCCACATCGACCGTCTCGGCGGCGACCCGACCGTCGCCGACGAGGCCGTCACCCGCGTGTTCGAGTTCGACGGCCTCGACCCGGAGGAGGTGGGCGCACTCCGCGCGGCGGCCGCCGAGTCCGGCGCCGTCCTCGTCGTCGGGGACCGGGAGGCGGCGGCGCTCCTCGTCGGCACGCCGCGCGCGCTCGCCACGAGCGCAGACGCCGCGAACGGCGTCACCGAGGCCTTGGACGCCGCCCTGGCGTCGGTCGACCGTCCGACAGAGTGA
- a CDS encoding RNA methyltransferase yields MSGAGDAADGASGGHADREFVVVVVEPETPGNIGTIARAMKNFGLTDLKLVDPPEFGRDSEAYGFAGHAREDVLPNAEEVTLAEVVENYHTVGTTAITGEDARRHVRFPFKTPTELRESLATVDTDTALVFGREGTGLNNEELEQLDELISIPANPDYPVMNLGQAATVTLYELRSLFLDEYQLPDVEHERAPESEIERFYEQFSAFLGHAESRDHKRTRSERLIRRLVGRAHPTSKEMTTLTGVFRRATDLIERTDADHSARERADGER; encoded by the coding sequence ATGAGCGGCGCGGGCGACGCGGCCGACGGCGCATCCGGCGGCCACGCGGACCGCGAGTTCGTCGTCGTCGTCGTCGAACCGGAGACGCCAGGCAACATCGGCACCATCGCCCGGGCGATGAAGAACTTCGGACTGACGGACCTGAAACTGGTCGACCCGCCGGAGTTCGGGCGCGACAGCGAGGCGTACGGCTTCGCCGGCCACGCCCGCGAGGACGTGCTCCCCAACGCCGAGGAGGTGACGCTGGCGGAAGTCGTCGAGAACTACCACACCGTCGGTACCACGGCCATCACCGGCGAGGACGCGCGTCGCCACGTCCGCTTCCCGTTCAAGACCCCCACCGAGTTGCGCGAGTCGCTCGCGACCGTCGACACCGACACGGCACTGGTGTTCGGGCGTGAGGGAACCGGGCTGAACAACGAGGAGTTGGAGCAACTCGACGAGTTGATCTCGATCCCCGCCAACCCCGACTACCCGGTGATGAACCTCGGGCAGGCGGCGACGGTGACGCTGTACGAGTTGCGGTCGCTGTTCCTCGACGAGTACCAGCTCCCGGACGTGGAACACGAGCGCGCACCCGAGAGTGAGATCGAGCGCTTCTACGAGCAGTTCTCGGCGTTCCTCGGGCACGCGGAGTCGCGCGACCACAAGCGCACGCGTAGCGAGCGGCTGATCCGCCGCCTCGTCGGGCGCGCCCACCCGACCAGCAAGGAGATGACGACGCTGACGGGCGTGTTCCGGCGGGCGACCGACCTCATCGAGCGCACCGACGCCGACCACAGCGCCCGCGAACGCGCCGACGGCGAACGGTAG
- a CDS encoding MaoC family dehydratase gives MPQFYEDVTVGNVETYGEYAVSREEVLRFAEQYDPQWFHVDPERAEHESPYGGVIASGWHTAAMTMRMLVDGHLAEAATVGAKGVDDLRWRVPVRPGDTLRIENEVLEKVPERPERGLIRARTRTFNQDDEEVFSMIGNVMYLRRDPDPVAADDESDDQE, from the coding sequence ATGCCCCAGTTCTACGAGGATGTCACGGTGGGGAACGTCGAGACGTACGGCGAGTACGCGGTCTCTCGCGAGGAGGTGCTCCGCTTCGCCGAGCAGTACGACCCGCAGTGGTTCCACGTCGACCCCGAGCGCGCCGAGCACGAGTCCCCGTACGGCGGCGTGATCGCGTCTGGGTGGCACACCGCGGCGATGACGATGCGCATGCTCGTCGACGGCCACCTCGCCGAGGCGGCGACCGTGGGCGCGAAGGGGGTCGACGACCTGCGTTGGCGCGTCCCGGTCCGCCCCGGCGACACGCTCCGCATCGAGAACGAGGTGCTGGAGAAGGTGCCGGAGCGTCCAGAGCGCGGGCTGATCCGGGCGCGGACGCGGACGTTCAACCAGGACGACGAGGAGGTGTTCTCGATGATCGGGAACGTGATGTACCTCCGTCGGGACCCCGACCCGGTGGCCGCAGACGACGAGTCGGACGATCAGGAGTGA
- a CDS encoding glutamate--tRNA ligase yields MDDDLRERVRAEAEKHALYNALKHGSDPDVGAIMGPLMGENPEFRQHGDEIPGVVAPVAAEVSGLDDDERRERLFELDPELVEELEAEDEEDDQVLPDLPNADEYDEIRMRLAPNPNGPWHLGSARMPAVIGTYKELYDGWMLCRFDDTDPETKRPDLDAYDEIIDAIGYLGFEPDEVLKASDRVETYYDHARDLIEKGGAYTCSCPAEHFRSLKADAEPCEHRDKSVETVREEFEAMVDGDYSDGEMVLRVKTDIEHKNPALRDFVAFRMVDTPHPREEAAEYRAWPMLDFQSGIDDHLTNVTHIIRGIDLQDSAKRQRFVYDYFGWEYPEVVHWGHVQIDAYDVPMSTSTIKEKVDAGELTGWDDPRAPTLASVKRRGIRGEAIVDAMVDLGVSTSNVDLAMSSIYANNRDLIDDDTDRRFLVRDAADSDAEGRDRLPTGPVAEFALGGDVPEEGNPPLHPNHEERGDRDVPASEGVLLEADDAPADGERVWLKGYGCLRREGDTLAWVGTDIDLVREENVPVVHWVGAGDDEHVRVRLRTMDGDVVGYAEPGYADYDVDDLVQFERVGFARFDGEADDELVAFYAHP; encoded by the coding sequence ATGGACGACGACCTCAGGGAGCGCGTGCGCGCCGAGGCGGAGAAGCACGCCCTCTACAACGCCCTGAAGCACGGCTCCGACCCGGATGTGGGCGCCATCATGGGCCCGCTGATGGGCGAGAACCCCGAGTTCCGACAGCACGGCGACGAGATTCCGGGTGTCGTCGCCCCCGTCGCCGCAGAGGTGAGCGGGCTCGACGACGACGAGCGTCGCGAGCGCCTGTTCGAACTCGACCCCGAACTCGTCGAGGAGTTGGAGGCCGAAGACGAGGAGGACGACCAGGTGCTGCCGGACCTCCCGAACGCCGACGAGTACGACGAGATCCGGATGCGCCTCGCGCCGAACCCGAACGGCCCGTGGCACCTCGGCTCCGCCCGGATGCCCGCCGTCATCGGGACGTACAAGGAACTGTACGACGGGTGGATGCTCTGCCGGTTCGACGACACCGACCCCGAGACGAAGCGACCGGACCTGGACGCCTACGACGAGATTATCGACGCCATCGGCTACCTCGGCTTCGAACCCGACGAGGTGCTGAAGGCGAGCGACCGCGTGGAGACGTACTACGACCACGCGCGCGACCTCATCGAGAAGGGCGGCGCCTACACCTGCTCGTGCCCCGCCGAGCACTTCCGCAGCCTCAAGGCCGACGCCGAGCCGTGTGAGCACCGCGACAAGTCCGTCGAGACGGTGCGCGAGGAGTTCGAGGCGATGGTCGACGGCGACTACTCCGACGGCGAGATGGTGCTCCGCGTGAAGACCGACATTGAGCACAAGAACCCCGCGCTGCGCGACTTCGTCGCGTTCCGGATGGTCGACACCCCGCACCCGCGCGAGGAGGCCGCGGAGTACCGCGCGTGGCCGATGCTCGACTTCCAGTCGGGTATCGACGACCACCTCACGAATGTCACCCACATCATCCGCGGCATCGACCTCCAGGACTCCGCCAAGCGCCAGCGGTTCGTGTACGACTACTTCGGCTGGGAGTACCCCGAGGTCGTCCACTGGGGCCACGTCCAGATCGACGCCTACGACGTGCCGATGTCCACCTCCACGATCAAAGAGAAGGTCGACGCCGGCGAGTTGACCGGGTGGGACGACCCGCGCGCGCCGACGCTCGCGTCGGTCAAGCGCCGCGGGATTCGCGGCGAGGCCATCGTCGACGCGATGGTCGATCTGGGCGTGTCGACGAGCAACGTCGACCTCGCGATGTCGAGCATCTACGCCAACAACCGCGACCTGATCGACGACGACACCGACCGCCGGTTCCTCGTGCGCGACGCCGCCGACTCCGACGCCGAGGGGCGCGACCGCCTGCCGACCGGGCCGGTCGCGGAGTTCGCGCTCGGGGGCGACGTGCCAGAGGAGGGCAACCCGCCGCTGCACCCCAACCACGAGGAGCGCGGCGACCGCGACGTGCCCGCGAGCGAGGGCGTCCTGCTGGAGGCGGACGACGCGCCCGCCGACGGCGAGCGCGTCTGGTTGAAGGGGTACGGGTGTCTCCGCCGCGAGGGTGACACGCTCGCGTGGGTCGGCACCGACATCGACCTCGTGCGCGAGGAGAACGTCCCGGTGGTCCACTGGGTCGGCGCCGGCGACGACGAGCACGTCCGCGTCCGTCTCCGCACGATGGACGGCGACGTGGTCGGCTACGCCGAACCGGGGTACGCCGACTACGACGTCGACGACCTCGTCCAGTTCGAGCGCGTCGGCTTCGCCCGCTTCGACGGCGAGGCCGACGACGAACTCGTCGCGTTCTACGCGCACCCGTAG
- a CDS encoding CoA-acylating methylmalonate-semialdehyde dehydrogenase yields the protein MVDGITDGEVAHNYVGGEWRETTGDESGAVVNPATGEQIGSVGFSSAADEDEAVALANEAFESWSTTAVEERIQPLFRLKALLEEHQESLAEVLVTEHGKTKAEAMGEIRRGIENVEVACGIPTMMQAGHLPHAAPGIDETAVRQPLGTVVAVTPFNFPAMIPLWFLPYAVATGNTFVLKPSERDPFTADRIAALVDEAGFPDGVVNVVHGGPDTVNRLITHDGIEAVSFVGSTPIAKHVYETAAGAGKRVQAQGGAKNHVVVSANADLQFAAEQTCSSAFANAGQRCLANPVAVVEDAVYDEFAELLVAEAEAMEVGPGLDEQTDMGPLVSGPHRDTVLEYVEAGVEEGAEVLLDGRERDVPESGYHLGPTVFGDVDPDATVAREEIFGPVLALIRAEDFDDAVSLVNRSQFGNAASLFTRDGGEARQFRLEVDAGNVGVNVGTAAAMAFFHFGGDKDSFFGDLHAQGDDAVRFYTDETVYIERWPDV from the coding sequence ATGGTTGACGGGATCACGGACGGCGAGGTGGCGCACAACTACGTCGGCGGCGAGTGGCGCGAGACGACCGGCGACGAGTCCGGCGCGGTCGTGAACCCCGCGACGGGCGAACAGATCGGGTCGGTCGGCTTCTCGTCGGCCGCCGACGAGGACGAGGCGGTCGCGCTGGCCAACGAGGCGTTCGAGTCGTGGTCGACGACCGCCGTCGAGGAGCGCATCCAGCCGCTGTTCCGACTGAAGGCGCTGCTGGAGGAGCACCAGGAGTCGCTCGCGGAGGTGCTCGTCACCGAACACGGGAAGACGAAGGCGGAGGCGATGGGCGAGATCAGACGCGGCATCGAGAACGTCGAGGTTGCCTGCGGCATCCCGACGATGATGCAGGCGGGGCACCTCCCGCACGCCGCGCCGGGTATCGACGAGACGGCGGTTCGCCAGCCGCTCGGCACCGTCGTCGCGGTGACGCCGTTCAACTTCCCCGCGATGATCCCGCTGTGGTTCCTCCCGTACGCCGTCGCCACCGGCAACACGTTCGTCCTGAAGCCGAGCGAGCGCGACCCGTTCACCGCCGACCGGATCGCCGCGCTCGTCGACGAGGCGGGCTTCCCGGACGGCGTCGTCAACGTCGTCCACGGCGGTCCAGACACGGTGAACCGACTGATCACCCACGACGGCATCGAGGCGGTGTCGTTCGTCGGGTCGACGCCCATCGCGAAGCACGTGTACGAGACCGCCGCGGGCGCGGGCAAGCGCGTGCAGGCGCAGGGCGGCGCGAAGAACCACGTCGTCGTGAGCGCCAACGCGGACCTGCAGTTCGCCGCCGAGCAGACGTGTTCCTCGGCGTTCGCCAACGCCGGCCAGCGCTGTCTCGCGAACCCCGTCGCGGTGGTGGAGGACGCGGTGTACGACGAGTTCGCGGAGCTGCTGGTGGCGGAAGCAGAGGCGATGGAGGTCGGCCCCGGGCTCGACGAGCAGACTGACATGGGGCCGCTCGTGTCGGGGCCGCACCGCGACACGGTGCTGGAGTACGTCGAAGCGGGCGTCGAGGAGGGCGCCGAGGTGCTGCTCGACGGGCGCGAGCGCGACGTGCCCGAGTCGGGCTACCACCTCGGGCCGACCGTGTTCGGCGACGTCGACCCCGACGCGACGGTCGCCCGCGAGGAGATATTCGGCCCGGTACTCGCGCTGATCCGCGCGGAGGACTTCGACGACGCCGTGTCGCTGGTGAACCGCTCGCAGTTCGGCAACGCGGCGTCGCTGTTCACCCGGGACGGCGGCGAGGCGCGGCAGTTCCGGCTGGAGGTGGACGCGGGGAACGTCGGCGTCAACGTCGGCACCGCGGCGGCGATGGCGTTCTTCCACTTCGGTGGCGACAAGGACTCATTCTTCGGCGACCTGCACGCACAGGGCGACGACGCCGTGCGGTTCTACACCGACGAGACGGTGTACATCGAGCGCTGGCCAGACGTGTGA
- a CDS encoding sensor histidine kinase: MTNIEESEDGPAAADQWPGDLDPAFLDRLTDGFYAVDEEWRFVYLNERATELFVQTADLDDEDVGLLGRELWTLLPEAVGTPFHRRLIEAMETGDPLEVEEYYEPSDTWFQIRAYPGADGLTATVRDVTEEHRKEETLRAREESLRRITEAVSDPDLSFEERVDTLLAVGQDVLGTAYGTLSRIRDDEYVFEVVRAPDDSFTVGDTVDLSATNCERVVVSEESLALKDIPTEDPELARRDGFAKHGISCYVGAPVVVDGEVYGTFCFYDTASRSEAFADWQVTLIDLMAEWVSSALERQMVEEDLRRQNDRLEEFAAIVSHDLRNPLAVAKGQAEMATEECDSEHLEKAVRAHERMDRIISDVLTMARSGRVVQEPEAVDLADVAREAWETAETADATLETAALPTVRADESRLVQLFENLFRNAVDHGGDAVTVSVTATPGGFAVDDDGPGIPEADREVVFDHGHTSRDDGTGFGLSIVREIAAAHGWTVSVDESPSGGARFAFTDVASA; this comes from the coding sequence ATGACTAACATCGAGGAATCCGAGGACGGTCCGGCGGCCGCCGACCAGTGGCCGGGGGACCTGGATCCGGCGTTCCTCGACCGCCTCACGGACGGCTTCTACGCGGTCGACGAGGAGTGGCGGTTCGTCTACCTCAACGAGCGGGCGACGGAGTTGTTCGTGCAGACGGCAGACCTCGACGACGAGGATGTCGGTCTGCTGGGGCGGGAATTGTGGACGCTGCTGCCCGAGGCCGTCGGCACGCCGTTCCACAGACGACTTATCGAGGCGATGGAGACCGGCGACCCCCTCGAAGTCGAGGAGTACTACGAACCGAGCGACACGTGGTTCCAGATACGCGCGTACCCGGGCGCGGACGGCCTGACGGCGACCGTCCGCGACGTGACCGAGGAGCACCGCAAGGAAGAGACGTTACGCGCCCGCGAGGAGTCGCTGCGACGCATCACCGAGGCCGTCTCGGATCCGGATCTGTCGTTCGAGGAGCGCGTCGACACGCTGTTGGCGGTCGGCCAGGACGTCCTCGGGACGGCGTACGGCACCCTCTCGCGGATCCGCGACGACGAGTACGTGTTCGAGGTGGTGCGTGCTCCGGACGACTCGTTCACCGTCGGCGACACCGTCGACCTCTCGGCGACGAACTGCGAGCGCGTCGTGGTGTCCGAGGAGTCGCTGGCGCTCAAGGACATCCCCACCGAAGATCCGGAGTTGGCGAGGCGAGACGGCTTCGCTAAGCACGGCATCAGCTGTTACGTCGGCGCCCCGGTGGTCGTCGACGGCGAGGTGTACGGGACGTTCTGCTTCTACGATACGGCCTCGCGGAGCGAGGCGTTCGCCGACTGGCAGGTCACGCTGATCGACCTGATGGCAGAGTGGGTGTCGTCGGCGCTAGAGCGGCAGATGGTCGAGGAGGACCTCCGGCGACAGAACGACCGCTTGGAGGAGTTCGCCGCCATCGTGAGCCACGACCTGCGCAACCCGCTGGCGGTCGCGAAGGGCCAGGCGGAGATGGCCACCGAGGAGTGCGACAGCGAGCACCTCGAGAAGGCGGTGCGCGCCCACGAGCGCATGGACCGCATCATCTCGGACGTGCTGACGATGGCCCGCAGCGGCCGGGTCGTCCAAGAGCCCGAAGCGGTCGACCTCGCCGACGTGGCACGGGAGGCGTGGGAGACCGCCGAGACAGCTGACGCGACGCTCGAGACGGCAGCCCTGCCCACCGTCCGCGCCGACGAGAGTCGGCTCGTCCAGCTCTTCGAGAACCTCTTTCGCAACGCCGTCGACCACGGCGGCGACGCGGTGACCGTCTCGGTGACGGCGACCCCCGGCGGCTTCGCGGTCGACGACGACGGCCCCGGGATCCCGGAGGCCGACCGGGAGGTGGTGTTCGATCACGGGCACACCAGTCGTGACGACGGCACGGGGTTCGGCCTGAGCATCGTCCGCGAGATCGCCGCCGCACACGGCTGGACGGTGTCGGTCGACGAGTCGCCCAGCGGTGGAGCCCGGTTCGCGTTCACAGACGTGGCGTCGGCCTGA
- a CDS encoding 30S ribosomal protein S13, with amino-acid sequence MSAEEPENAPDAEEEDDDLQYFVRIGQTDLDGTKTVERSLSDMNGIGQRTARLVAEAADVDRTATFGRLDQDDIDSVVDVVENFSEHVPEWMVNRQKDFFTGETAHIVGSDLNEKRRHDINRMKMIDSYKGIRHKRGQKVRGQRTKSTGRTEGTIGVNVEEIREEQAEEEAAGDDE; translated from the coding sequence ATGAGTGCAGAAGAACCAGAGAACGCGCCCGACGCGGAGGAGGAGGACGACGACCTCCAGTACTTCGTCCGAATCGGTCAGACCGACCTTGACGGGACGAAGACCGTCGAGCGCAGCCTCAGTGACATGAACGGCATCGGCCAGCGCACGGCGCGCCTGGTGGCCGAGGCCGCCGACGTGGATCGAACTGCCACGTTCGGTCGCCTCGATCAGGACGACATCGACAGCGTCGTCGACGTCGTCGAGAACTTCTCGGAGCACGTGCCCGAGTGGATGGTCAACCGGCAGAAGGACTTCTTCACCGGCGAGACCGCCCACATCGTTGGCTCGGACCTCAACGAGAAGCGCCGCCACGACATCAACCGGATGAAGATGATTGACTCCTACAAGGGCATCCGCCACAAGCGGGGCCAGAAGGTTCGCGGACAGCGGACCAAGTCCACGGGTCGTACCGAGGGCACCATCGGGGTCAACGTCGAGGAGATCCGCGAAGAGCAGGCTGAGGAAGAAGCCGCGGGTGACGACGAATGA
- a CDS encoding 30S ribosomal protein S4, whose translation MSTGTSTKRYETPNHPYQGERIDEESDLLSRYGLKNKEELWRAQSELRRYRREARRLIGDAQGDVDAANEAGADFVARLQRLGILADSESITDVLSLDVTDVLERRLQTVAYRKGVGNSPKQARQFILHGHVVVGDARVTRPSYKVETVEEDLVDFDEISPLADELHPERAEGQ comes from the coding sequence ATGAGCACCGGAACCTCCACCAAGCGCTACGAGACGCCGAACCACCCGTACCAGGGCGAGCGCATCGACGAGGAGTCGGACCTGCTCTCCCGCTACGGCCTGAAGAACAAAGAGGAGCTGTGGCGCGCACAGTCGGAGCTGCGTCGCTACCGCCGCGAGGCGCGACGCCTCATCGGCGACGCGCAGGGCGACGTCGACGCCGCCAACGAGGCCGGCGCCGACTTCGTCGCGCGGCTCCAGCGCCTCGGCATCCTCGCCGACAGCGAGTCGATCACAGACGTCCTGTCGCTCGACGTGACGGACGTGCTCGAACGGCGACTCCAGACGGTCGCCTACCGCAAGGGCGTCGGCAACTCGCCGAAGCAGGCGCGGCAGTTCATCCTCCACGGCCACGTGGTCGTCGGGGACGCCCGCGTCACCCGCCCCTCGTACAAGGTCGAGACGGTCGAGGAGGACCTCGTCGACTTCGACGAGATCAGCCCGCTCGCCGACGAACTCCACCCGGAACGCGCGGAGGGTCAGTAA
- a CDS encoding 30S ribosomal protein S11: MSEAENQGEGRWAIANVFASFNNTLITVTDITGAETLYKSSGGAVVKQNRDEASPYAAMQMAEGVAEQLKAQGIEGVHVRIRGPGGNAQKSPGPGAQPTIRALARAGIEIGRIEDVTPIPHDGTRAPKKNRL; encoded by the coding sequence ATGAGTGAAGCAGAGAATCAGGGCGAGGGCCGCTGGGCCATCGCCAACGTGTTCGCGTCGTTCAACAACACCCTCATCACGGTCACCGACATCACGGGGGCCGAGACGCTGTACAAGTCCTCGGGCGGCGCCGTGGTGAAGCAGAACCGCGACGAGGCGTCGCCGTACGCGGCCATGCAGATGGCCGAGGGCGTCGCCGAGCAGCTCAAGGCGCAGGGTATCGAGGGCGTCCACGTCCGCATCCGCGGTCCCGGTGGCAACGCCCAGAAGTCCCCCGGGCCGGGCGCGCAGCCGACCATCCGCGCGCTCGCCCGTGCCGGGATCGAGATCGGTCGCATCGAAGACGTGACCCCGATCCCGCACGACGGGACGCGAGCGCCCAAGAAGAACCGACTGTAA